The following are from one region of the Roseimicrobium gellanilyticum genome:
- the vccB gene encoding Verru_Chthon cassette protein B: protein MKYVHIIRFARALGFSLAEVTMAVGITAIGSLALVGLMPSGLDSLRQSSAQVAEAKIVQAVTADYQMADWGTRKSGQKLPDRQYYFDDRGVRVVKTDNWKFYEVRTTVDPELPVVKGDPSGNKYLRRLIIKITDRPNADAAFGDPRQYRTYNSMVSLIEQTDSALPIVY, encoded by the coding sequence ATGAAGTACGTTCACATAATCCGGTTTGCCCGCGCTCTTGGATTCTCCCTTGCGGAGGTGACGATGGCGGTTGGCATCACGGCCATAGGATCCCTGGCGCTCGTGGGGCTCATGCCCAGCGGTCTCGATTCTTTGCGCCAGTCTTCCGCGCAGGTGGCGGAAGCGAAGATCGTGCAGGCTGTGACGGCTGACTATCAAATGGCTGACTGGGGTACCAGGAAATCGGGGCAAAAACTTCCGGATCGCCAGTATTATTTTGATGACCGCGGCGTCCGGGTCGTGAAGACGGATAACTGGAAGTTCTATGAAGTGAGGACAACCGTCGACCCCGAATTGCCTGTGGTGAAGGGCGATCCCTCGGGAAACAAGTACCTCCGCCGTCTGATTATCAAGATCACGGATCGCCCGAATGCGGATGCCGCATTTGGTGATCCCCGCCAGTATCGAACCTACAACAGCATGGTGTCGCTCATCGAGCAGACGGACAGCGCGCTGCCCATTGTTTACTAA
- the vccC gene encoding Verru_Chthon cassette protein C, giving the protein MHTARTNCGKRSAFTLVELLVSITVLSVLMIVIMQMVDNTQSTVVRQQSRAEEFKDARAALENISRSLSNAVINSYWAYGDSSVAGKVNFTRQSDGHFISGPASVLLGPPHAAPGHGVFFQAADGHVQLPGATSSLGDPYNLIVCAGYYVDFNSDLSARPEFLAQRTEVNPERQRFRLMQLRVPPDQSLLYSSTLDLNKAVSKEGVLRWFRGPFPPGGATWREHSVVLADNILALIAVPRYIAVEMGTISESTSSGKENSTTTTKPAENYYYDSREYQWGDKNEKSRASHHQLPPVVELTLVAVEERSYEALAEKMGTSALKQKINDIFANLFTQHASFDADMKTLEAGLMGLKLQHRIFSTSVLLRGSKWIIEERKS; this is encoded by the coding sequence ATGCACACGGCACGAACAAACTGTGGCAAGAGGAGTGCTTTCACCCTGGTGGAGCTGCTCGTCAGCATCACTGTCCTGTCGGTCCTGATGATTGTGATCATGCAAATGGTCGACAATACCCAGTCCACCGTCGTCAGGCAGCAGTCCCGTGCGGAAGAGTTCAAGGACGCACGTGCGGCACTGGAGAATATCTCGCGGTCCCTTTCGAATGCCGTGATCAATTCGTACTGGGCATATGGGGACTCCAGTGTGGCGGGCAAGGTGAATTTCACAAGGCAGTCGGATGGGCACTTCATATCGGGCCCGGCCTCGGTTCTCCTCGGTCCTCCACATGCAGCCCCGGGCCATGGGGTCTTCTTCCAGGCGGCCGATGGCCATGTGCAGCTGCCCGGAGCCACCTCCAGCCTGGGAGATCCCTACAATCTCATTGTGTGCGCCGGATATTATGTGGATTTCAACAGTGATCTCAGCGCACGGCCTGAGTTCCTCGCGCAACGTACGGAGGTGAATCCTGAACGGCAGCGCTTCCGGTTGATGCAACTGCGCGTGCCGCCCGATCAAAGCTTGCTGTACAGTTCTACCTTGGATCTCAACAAGGCGGTATCCAAGGAGGGTGTGCTTCGCTGGTTTCGCGGGCCATTCCCGCCAGGTGGTGCCACCTGGCGCGAGCACTCCGTCGTACTGGCGGACAATATCCTGGCGCTCATCGCGGTGCCCCGCTACATCGCTGTGGAGATGGGGACCATCAGTGAGTCGACTTCCTCGGGGAAGGAGAACAGCACCACCACCACCAAGCCTGCGGAGAACTACTACTACGACAGCCGCGAGTATCAGTGGGGTGACAAGAATGAGAAGAGCCGTGCGAGTCATCATCAACTCCCTCCCGTAGTGGAATTGACCCTGGTAGCAGTTGAAGAGCGCTCCTATGAGGCGCTTGCTGAGAAAATGGGAACCAGTGCGCTGAAACAGAAAATTAACGACATTTTCGCCAATTTGTTTACCCAGCACGCCTCTTTCGATGCGGACATGAAAACGCTCGAAGCGGGGTTGATGGGACTCAAGCTTCAGCACCGCATATTCTCCACCAGCGTGCTGCTGCGTGGTTCCAAATGGATCATTGAAGAGCGCAAATCATGA
- the vccD gene encoding Verru_Chthon cassette protein D, translated as MKNIFRVRPAAGAFTLVEMLLVITIVALLLGLAGSSLSGTLQSQTLAATARQLGGDLEFAALLARKENRPVDILFYKFKPGDDLGEHAYRGYQFGVLEGFNDKGVPEYRFLTEPKRFSRGVILSPRPEHSTLLALPEKPVSMPGAGVPETSSYISYQIRPDGTTTLDPKQKHAVTLVMETDLEKGDLPPDFRTILINPVTARARVY; from the coding sequence ATGAAAAACATTTTCAGAGTCAGACCGGCTGCGGGTGCATTCACCCTGGTGGAAATGCTATTGGTGATCACGATCGTAGCGCTCTTGCTGGGTCTTGCTGGATCCTCCCTGAGTGGGACGTTGCAGTCGCAAACCCTTGCAGCCACGGCTCGCCAGCTTGGGGGTGATCTCGAATTCGCCGCGCTCCTGGCTCGCAAGGAAAACAGACCGGTCGATATCCTGTTCTACAAGTTCAAGCCGGGTGACGATCTGGGAGAGCACGCCTATCGAGGATATCAATTTGGAGTCTTGGAGGGCTTTAATGATAAGGGTGTTCCTGAATACAGATTTCTCACCGAGCCCAAGCGGTTCTCCAGGGGGGTCATTCTCTCACCGAGGCCGGAGCATAGCACGCTGCTGGCTTTGCCCGAAAAGCCTGTATCCATGCCGGGGGCCGGGGTGCCGGAGACCTCCAGTTATATCTCCTATCAGATTCGTCCGGATGGAACCACCACACTCGACCCGAAGCAAAAGCATGCGGTCACTCTCGTGATGGAAACGGACTTGGAGAAGGGGGATTTGCCACCGGACTTTCGCACGATTTTGATCAATCCGGTCACAGCAAGGGCGCGTGTCTACTGA
- a CDS encoding autotransporter-associated beta strand repeat-containing protein, protein MRLLTARRSSHSIIAAFLAAFLSGSVCADVLQWDTGIGTAGVQDGAGTWQVGSGNWLNQTTTTPDVTWSNGNDAVFGGGTGAAGTVTLGGPISAKSITFEPPGSGAYTITGDVLTIVDGLITVNSATAAINSVVAGGSGLTKMGAGTLTLGGTSANTYTGTASVNAGILLLNKTAGQNAITGNVNISGGGKLQFNADHQIADGAAVSVAGTSSVFNGTGVNQGVRNLNETIGSLTVVGGTVNSGAGSTGLVVTGVASFTGGTTSAIFVGNSAAQVSVNELRITGMNAVAGAAVDTANSFTLYGNNATTRSTLTVGSGGLFLDGSTLNLRQGASGTQGSRLVLNGDVTTLGTTSSRINLDTAGGTGGLVGVELSSTASAVSRTFNIGGGGANLAVSVGLVNGAATTASIVKTGAGTLTLSAANTYNGTTTVQQGALNLDGIAGSLAGTSAVTITGGASFRNGSATAATNNGVTNRINSAATLTLGGGTFTHAVAADGNSHNQTLASLTILQGGSTINANGITGTNTLTFTGAGGGGYVRQAFGTVNFAVPATGFTVTFANAPTSAGGSSVSTGPNSLLIGATLNGRDFIVAQAGALTAATYVPTGTTDWVTGANMDVTGTNPAPYAATNINSLRYNTAGAFTVTLTGTHTIDSGMILVTDQVGANASTLTGGTLRGSLNGELIVMQNNLGVAGMFTIGSNIENNGGATALTKAGLGILSLTGTNTYTGQTVITEGVLRAVDGVGLSSGSNLNIAGGLFAPGSSADFTRALGSGAGEVQLTGAVGGFTAVGNAANINLGGAGGTLQWGSAFFNPTVLTLNDANADNVLDFKNGIDLNGAVRTISTTAAAANTATISGIISNSTGTAGLIKIGTGTLILSGANTYGGTTTLTQGVLAAGHDSAFGTSTVLLNGGNLQAAGGARTVANNFVLSTNSTVSGANSLKVTGDFTFGADGNDITNSMTAAAVFELAGNVYLSNSQNSSFVAEFLGGGNTLISGVIANNSGNNALASHVFFNGAGTLRLTGVNTYTGRTLAAGGGAISISQDRNLGQAPASPVVDSIILANLGRLRIEESFTLDVNRSIGIGNSGGGAATGTIEVLPDKTFTVNGTVADRTVNPNGTATTGLPNVGSLTKTGNGVLVLGGNNTHSGTTTVSAGILRVASNTALGSTTGATVVSSGAHIELMNGVTVTGETITLNGSGRSVATPGSPDVNRGALQAAAGATATWAGNIILNSLTNSRIGAQQNGTLIVTGVIDDGAANNVLQIGADHVGGTVVLSGANTYGDGITATTEIARGTLRLGADNTLPTVTILDIHFSTNNTEQATVDMFGYDQTIALLRNTGNSNTFAALTNSNAYELSTLTINQNSNSTYGGVITGNVSVVKNGTGTLTLTRLNTYLGDTIINDGTIALTGGSALPDNAGSGDVVINGGSSVAGTLNLNNTNEVINGLEGGAGVVAGRVVNDTATVGLRTLTVGANGGDAVFTGNILDNSGTAGLVGTVGISKIGHGSQTLAGTNTFTGPVTAYNGNLVLDFSAGGTPINGQSLVFGNGTITFKGNTTGATNVSVGGVTLNSITSSKLVIDNNGGAGTTVTTNGVWASGSGTSSLFIDLSSGGILRTATALPTADGAATPPPANSVSIKNGIVMAGTSTGSANGYRGTILVKDATGIGFAMQDAGTLEIRRYTGATLLTAVSSQSGSANNYIMNTDVDHSAANFLFSTLQIDTGSTAVAGTSIDLNLGTRQLLTTTAFNGHALLVTGANDASITGTTAVLQNSLFVSNYSTGKFTIDINMNGMALVSNGPGLVVYNRASPVGDLYVENGVLRFSQAMNFNTGIQRILGGIFEIGADLNDTANGDFSRGVGAAAGQVALLGDGGFSAHGGSRLVSLGGDTPTNLVWGASNFLVSAAGGDANYTFKLGSAYSDSTLTFANAIDLGSRSRTIEVGNGVNANDVDARLTGVLSGAGGALEKTGTGTLEVTAANTYGMGTTIAAGKFLANNTTGSATGTGRVDVLSGATLGGTGTITASTGTRHITVNSGATLMVGSTHGVGAGGGGAASALSLQTSDGGIVTLGGTVQFDIFGNTNNGSGANPTTDNDVLRLTSATSVVIDGSLVLVDTTGAALSWALGSTWQLIDWANVSAGVHNSGTFDDFVLPTLAEGLAWDTSKIYTDGTISIGAVVPEPGRALLLMVGAITLVLRRRRSRM, encoded by the coding sequence ATGCGCCTCCTTACTGCAAGAAGATCTTCGCATTCCATCATCGCTGCTTTCCTCGCCGCCTTTCTCTCGGGGAGTGTATGCGCCGACGTTTTGCAATGGGACACAGGTATCGGGACGGCCGGGGTGCAGGATGGGGCGGGGACCTGGCAGGTTGGGAGCGGGAACTGGCTGAACCAGACCACTACGACGCCGGATGTGACCTGGTCGAACGGCAATGATGCCGTGTTTGGCGGGGGCACCGGAGCTGCTGGGACGGTGACACTTGGTGGTCCTATTTCAGCAAAGTCGATTACCTTCGAACCACCGGGAAGCGGTGCCTACACCATCACTGGGGATGTGCTGACCATTGTGGATGGATTGATCACGGTGAACTCTGCCACCGCTGCCATCAATTCCGTGGTAGCGGGAGGCTCCGGACTGACGAAGATGGGGGCTGGCACGCTTACCCTGGGTGGGACCAGCGCCAACACCTATACCGGCACGGCGTCGGTCAATGCAGGCATCCTGCTTCTCAACAAGACCGCCGGGCAAAACGCCATCACGGGGAATGTGAATATCTCCGGAGGTGGAAAATTGCAGTTCAATGCTGACCATCAAATCGCTGACGGCGCGGCTGTAAGCGTGGCTGGGACTTCCAGCGTGTTTAACGGGACCGGCGTCAATCAAGGAGTACGGAATCTGAACGAAACCATCGGCAGCCTCACCGTGGTCGGGGGTACGGTGAATAGTGGAGCTGGCTCCACGGGACTGGTGGTGACCGGCGTCGCCAGCTTCACTGGGGGGACGACGAGCGCCATCTTTGTCGGCAACAGTGCCGCACAAGTCTCGGTAAACGAACTGCGGATCACGGGCATGAATGCCGTGGCGGGTGCTGCCGTCGACACGGCGAACAGCTTTACCCTCTATGGAAATAACGCCACGACGCGGAGTACCTTGACCGTCGGTAGCGGCGGCCTCTTTTTGGATGGTAGCACGTTGAATTTGCGCCAGGGAGCCTCAGGCACCCAGGGCAGCAGGCTGGTCCTGAATGGAGACGTGACCACCTTGGGAACGACTTCTTCACGCATCAACCTTGATACGGCAGGAGGCACGGGAGGTTTGGTGGGAGTTGAGCTCAGCAGCACTGCGAGCGCGGTGAGCCGCACCTTCAATATCGGTGGTGGCGGCGCAAACCTCGCGGTGAGCGTCGGGCTGGTGAATGGCGCAGCGACTACAGCTTCGATTGTGAAGACCGGTGCAGGCACGCTCACGCTCTCGGCGGCAAATACCTACAACGGTACCACCACGGTGCAGCAGGGAGCGCTGAACCTGGATGGAATTGCCGGTTCTCTTGCTGGTACCTCTGCAGTCACCATCACCGGCGGCGCCTCTTTCAGGAATGGCAGCGCCACGGCGGCAACGAACAACGGTGTGACAAATCGCATCAACAGCGCGGCCACGCTCACGCTCGGCGGCGGCACATTCACACACGCAGTCGCGGCGGACGGAAACTCACACAACCAGACACTGGCCAGCCTGACCATTCTCCAGGGCGGCAGCACCATCAATGCGAATGGCATCACGGGAACCAATACGCTGACCTTCACGGGAGCGGGTGGTGGTGGCTATGTGCGGCAGGCCTTTGGCACGGTGAACTTCGCCGTGCCAGCCACGGGGTTCACGGTGACATTTGCCAATGCTCCGACCAGCGCTGGCGGCAGCAGTGTTTCGACAGGACCCAATTCCCTCCTCATCGGCGCTACCCTTAATGGGCGCGACTTCATTGTCGCGCAGGCTGGTGCGCTCACGGCCGCGACCTATGTGCCCACCGGAACGACGGATTGGGTGACCGGGGCGAACATGGACGTGACTGGCACCAACCCCGCACCGTACGCCGCCACCAACATCAACAGCCTGCGCTACAATACCGCCGGTGCCTTCACCGTGACGCTGACCGGCACACATACCATCGACAGCGGCATGATCCTGGTGACCGATCAGGTTGGCGCGAACGCTTCCACGCTCACGGGGGGGACGCTGCGAGGTTCCCTGAATGGCGAACTCATCGTGATGCAAAACAATCTGGGTGTGGCAGGCATGTTTACGATTGGCTCGAACATCGAGAACAATGGCGGAGCCACTGCACTGACCAAGGCCGGGCTGGGAATCCTTTCGCTGACAGGCACGAACACCTACACCGGCCAGACCGTCATTACGGAAGGCGTCTTGCGAGCGGTGGATGGCGTGGGGCTTTCCAGTGGCAGCAACCTCAACATTGCCGGGGGATTGTTCGCCCCGGGTTCGTCCGCGGACTTTACGCGTGCTCTGGGCTCTGGTGCCGGGGAGGTGCAGTTGACCGGCGCTGTCGGGGGCTTCACCGCGGTGGGCAATGCTGCCAACATCAATCTTGGCGGCGCAGGGGGAACCCTGCAGTGGGGCTCCGCTTTCTTCAATCCCACCGTCCTGACCCTGAATGATGCCAATGCCGACAACGTGCTGGACTTCAAGAATGGCATCGACCTCAACGGCGCTGTGCGCACCATCAGCACGACGGCTGCTGCTGCCAATACGGCGACCATTTCGGGAATCATCAGCAACAGCACTGGGACGGCAGGGCTCATCAAGATTGGCACCGGCACCCTGATCCTGTCCGGGGCCAATACCTACGGCGGCACCACCACCCTGACCCAGGGGGTGCTTGCTGCTGGGCATGACAGCGCGTTTGGTACCAGCACGGTGCTGCTGAATGGAGGCAACCTCCAGGCAGCGGGCGGCGCCCGTACTGTGGCGAATAACTTTGTGCTCAGTACAAACTCGACGGTCTCCGGCGCCAACTCGCTGAAGGTGACGGGGGACTTCACCTTTGGAGCCGACGGGAATGACATCACCAATTCCATGACGGCGGCTGCGGTGTTTGAACTGGCAGGCAATGTCTACCTTTCCAACTCCCAGAACTCGAGCTTCGTGGCGGAGTTCCTGGGTGGTGGCAATACACTCATCAGTGGTGTGATTGCCAACAACAGCGGGAACAATGCGCTGGCCAGCCACGTGTTCTTCAATGGCGCGGGAACCCTGCGTCTGACAGGGGTGAACACCTACACCGGGAGGACCCTGGCGGCGGGTGGTGGTGCCATTTCCATCTCGCAAGATCGCAATCTCGGCCAGGCTCCTGCTTCTCCAGTGGTGGACTCCATCATCCTTGCGAATCTGGGGCGCCTGCGCATTGAGGAGAGCTTCACGCTGGATGTGAACCGATCCATCGGCATTGGCAATAGCGGCGGTGGAGCTGCCACGGGCACGATTGAAGTCCTGCCAGACAAGACATTCACGGTGAATGGGACCGTCGCCGACCGCACGGTGAATCCCAACGGCACTGCTACCACCGGCCTGCCCAATGTGGGTTCTCTGACCAAGACGGGCAACGGCGTGCTGGTGCTCGGCGGAAACAACACCCACAGTGGCACCACTACTGTCAGCGCGGGCATTCTTCGCGTGGCATCGAATACGGCTCTGGGTAGCACGACCGGTGCTACCGTGGTCAGTTCAGGAGCGCACATTGAGCTCATGAATGGAGTCACGGTCACTGGAGAGACCATCACGCTCAATGGAAGCGGTCGTTCCGTGGCAACGCCAGGTTCGCCGGATGTGAATCGCGGTGCGCTGCAGGCGGCCGCAGGCGCTACAGCCACGTGGGCCGGGAACATCATCCTGAACAGCCTCACCAACAGCCGCATTGGTGCGCAGCAGAATGGCACCCTTATTGTCACCGGCGTCATCGATGACGGAGCGGCGAACAATGTGCTTCAGATTGGCGCCGATCATGTGGGGGGCACCGTCGTTCTCTCGGGAGCCAATACCTACGGAGATGGAATCACAGCCACCACGGAAATTGCTCGTGGCACCTTGCGCTTGGGCGCTGACAACACGCTCCCCACCGTGACGATACTGGACATCCACTTCTCCACGAACAACACGGAGCAGGCGACAGTGGATATGTTCGGATACGACCAGACCATTGCGCTGCTTCGCAACACGGGCAACTCCAATACCTTCGCAGCGCTCACGAACTCCAATGCTTATGAACTGAGCACGCTGACGATCAACCAGAACAGCAATTCCACCTATGGTGGGGTGATCACAGGCAACGTCTCCGTGGTGAAGAATGGCACGGGAACTCTCACGCTCACGAGGCTCAACACCTATTTGGGTGACACCATCATCAATGATGGAACCATCGCCCTGACCGGTGGCTCGGCGCTGCCGGACAATGCCGGATCTGGAGATGTCGTCATCAATGGCGGCAGCAGTGTCGCAGGCACGTTGAACCTTAACAACACCAACGAGGTCATCAATGGGCTGGAAGGTGGTGCGGGAGTCGTGGCAGGTCGTGTTGTCAATGATACGGCGACGGTTGGACTCCGCACACTCACGGTGGGAGCCAATGGGGGAGATGCGGTATTTACCGGCAACATCCTGGACAACAGCGGGACGGCCGGACTGGTGGGCACCGTTGGAATTTCAAAAATCGGACACGGTTCCCAGACGCTGGCCGGGACCAACACGTTCACAGGTCCAGTTACAGCTTACAATGGAAACCTCGTGCTCGATTTCTCCGCAGGTGGCACTCCGATCAACGGACAGTCCCTGGTGTTTGGCAACGGCACCATCACCTTCAAGGGAAACACCACGGGTGCCACGAATGTGAGCGTGGGAGGTGTCACGCTCAACTCCATCACCTCCAGCAAACTGGTGATCGACAACAATGGTGGGGCTGGTACGACGGTCACAACCAATGGCGTGTGGGCCTCCGGCAGTGGCACTTCCTCCCTGTTCATCGATCTTTCCAGCGGCGGGATCCTGAGAACAGCGACGGCCCTGCCCACTGCCGATGGGGCCGCGACGCCCCCTCCAGCCAATTCCGTATCCATCAAGAATGGCATCGTCATGGCGGGTACTTCCACCGGGAGTGCCAATGGCTACCGCGGGACCATCCTCGTGAAAGACGCCACGGGCATCGGTTTTGCCATGCAGGATGCTGGCACGCTTGAGATTCGTCGCTACACGGGTGCGACGTTGCTGACGGCTGTCTCCTCCCAGTCAGGTTCTGCCAACAACTACATCATGAACACGGATGTGGACCACTCTGCGGCGAACTTCCTTTTTTCCACCCTCCAGATCGACACGGGCAGCACGGCAGTCGCAGGAACCAGCATCGATCTGAACCTTGGCACTCGCCAGCTCCTGACCACCACTGCGTTCAATGGGCACGCCCTGCTGGTGACTGGAGCCAATGACGCCTCGATCACGGGAACCACGGCGGTATTGCAGAATTCTCTGTTCGTTTCCAACTACAGCACGGGGAAGTTCACGATTGACATCAACATGAACGGCATGGCTCTCGTCAGCAACGGGCCGGGGCTGGTCGTCTACAACCGCGCCAGTCCGGTCGGTGATCTGTATGTGGAGAATGGTGTCCTGCGGTTTTCCCAAGCGATGAACTTCAACACGGGCATACAGCGCATCTTGGGCGGGATCTTCGAAATCGGAGCCGACTTGAATGACACTGCCAACGGAGATTTCAGCCGTGGTGTCGGCGCGGCTGCGGGACAGGTGGCGCTCCTGGGTGATGGCGGGTTCAGTGCACACGGAGGCTCTCGCCTGGTGAGCCTTGGCGGTGACACTCCGACCAACCTTGTCTGGGGCGCTTCAAACTTCCTGGTCTCCGCGGCGGGTGGCGATGCGAATTACACCTTCAAGCTTGGCTCGGCCTACTCGGACTCCACGCTGACTTTTGCCAACGCCATCGATTTGGGTTCGCGCAGCCGCACGATTGAGGTGGGCAACGGTGTGAACGCCAATGATGTGGATGCACGTCTCACGGGCGTCCTCAGTGGTGCGGGCGGTGCACTGGAAAAGACGGGCACCGGAACCCTGGAAGTCACTGCCGCAAATACCTATGGCATGGGCACTACGATTGCTGCGGGCAAGTTCCTGGCAAACAACACGACGGGTTCCGCTACAGGCACGGGGAGAGTGGACGTCCTCTCTGGGGCCACCTTGGGGGGCACGGGCACAATCACAGCTTCCACCGGCACACGGCACATCACGGTCAACAGCGGTGCCACGCTGATGGTGGGCAGTACCCACGGCGTTGGCGCTGGTGGTGGTGGAGCAGCTTCTGCTCTTAGCTTGCAAACCAGCGATGGAGGCATCGTCACGCTGGGAGGAACGGTTCAGTTCGACATCTTTGGGAATACCAACAATGGATCGGGCGCCAATCCCACCACAGACAATGACGTGCTTCGTCTCACGAGTGCGACCTCCGTTGTCATTGATGGCAGCTTGGTCCTCGTCGATACCACCGGTGCGGCACTGAGTTGGGCGCTGGGATCCACCTGGCAGCTCATCGATTGGGCGAACGTATCAGCAGGGGTCCACAATTCCGGCACCTTTGATGACTTTGTCCTGCCAACCCTTGCTGAGGGTCTTGCGTGGGATACCTCGAAAATCTACACCGACGGCACCATCTCGATTGGCGCCGTGGTGCCGGAGCCGGGACGTGCGCTCTTGCTGATGGTAGGAGCTATTACCTTGGTGTTGCGCCGTCGTCGTTCGCGGATGTAG
- a CDS encoding helix-turn-helix domain-containing protein has translation MRHTTKARPVLENTPQREWESFHCEVVQGSGYGAQWHFHPEHQLTLVLKSRGHRVVGDSISPLTSGDLVLVGGNVPHVWHQDDMEKPMATDAVHAIVTRFRDDFLGEDFMRKPEMEPVRALLKRANRGLQIGGSTRNRVAQRMQNMAKISGLPKVIELLQILQDLSQSKDLKPLASAGFRPELHETDQGRMGRVFGYIHEHLTEPISREAVAARASLSAGAFSRFFKTRTGKTLPQYVNELRVGRACSRLAETDDKVADIALDCGFENLANFNRQFQRLMGASPRAYRQQFRRSALG, from the coding sequence ATGCGACACACCACCAAGGCACGGCCCGTGCTTGAAAACACTCCCCAGCGGGAGTGGGAGTCCTTCCACTGCGAAGTGGTGCAGGGGAGCGGCTATGGAGCCCAGTGGCACTTCCACCCGGAACACCAGCTCACGCTTGTCCTCAAAAGCCGGGGACACCGCGTGGTCGGCGACAGCATTTCTCCACTCACTTCCGGAGACCTTGTCCTCGTGGGCGGCAACGTTCCCCACGTGTGGCACCAGGATGACATGGAGAAACCCATGGCCACGGATGCCGTGCATGCCATCGTCACCCGGTTCCGTGATGACTTCCTTGGCGAAGACTTCATGCGCAAACCGGAGATGGAGCCCGTGCGCGCGCTTCTAAAGCGTGCCAACCGTGGCCTGCAGATTGGCGGTTCCACTCGCAACCGTGTGGCGCAACGCATGCAGAACATGGCCAAGATCTCAGGCCTGCCCAAAGTGATCGAGTTGCTCCAGATCCTACAGGACCTTTCCCAGTCCAAGGACCTCAAACCGCTGGCGAGCGCGGGATTTCGTCCTGAGCTTCATGAGACGGACCAGGGCCGCATGGGTCGTGTGTTTGGCTATATCCATGAACACCTCACGGAGCCCATCTCCCGCGAAGCCGTGGCAGCCAGGGCCAGCCTGAGTGCCGGAGCCTTCAGCCGCTTCTTCAAGACCCGCACGGGCAAGACCCTGCCTCAATACGTGAATGAGCTCCGCGTAGGCCGTGCCTGCTCACGCCTTGCAGAAACAGACGACAAGGTGGCGGACATCGCGCTGGACTGCGGCTTTGAGAACCTGGCGAATTTCAATCGCCAGTTCCAACGCCTCATGGGCGCCTCCCCGCGCGCGTACCGGCAGCAATTCCGCCGGAGCGCACTGGGTTGA
- a CDS encoding BlaI/MecI/CopY family transcriptional regulator, whose product MSLPAVSNSEWTVMEYLWEESPQTAAEVIAGLRESTGWAPNTVRTLLTRLVEKGALRAKDNEAGVREYAPAVKRDAVVRAESKTFLQRVFRGAEKTLLAHFAANARLTPEEVKELKRLLDENVKPKP is encoded by the coding sequence ATGTCATTGCCAGCTGTTTCAAATTCCGAATGGACTGTCATGGAATACCTGTGGGAAGAATCCCCGCAGACCGCCGCGGAGGTGATTGCGGGGTTGCGTGAATCCACGGGCTGGGCGCCCAATACGGTCCGCACACTTCTTACACGGTTGGTGGAGAAGGGTGCCTTGCGCGCGAAGGACAACGAGGCGGGTGTCCGCGAGTATGCGCCGGCGGTGAAGCGGGATGCCGTGGTGAGGGCGGAGAGCAAGACCTTCCTGCAGCGTGTCTTCCGCGGTGCGGAGAAGACCTTGCTCGCCCATTTCGCCGCCAATGCCAGGCTCACTCCTGAGGAGGTGAAGGAGCTCAAGAGGTTACTCGATGAAAATGTAAAGCCAAAGCCATGA